In the Malania oleifera isolate guangnan ecotype guangnan chromosome 1, ASM2987363v1, whole genome shotgun sequence genome, one interval contains:
- the LOC131147544 gene encoding uncharacterized protein LOC131147544 — protein MEDTVVYQETESVVQLYSERQQKQWGDSLNEESKVELPAKVCLYTRSNSRKELKTIWKDWTPQRRLEFSQLYGHIGFLLHITVNLQMVKALVDFWNPPYTCFTIDGIDMVPTIEEYSSLLHLMTQRSPYRTYVPDSRISLARELYNLAGVKIQRTAGESKRITWKFLKELLEEEKGEEVQIHLFALAIYGLIIFPKELGTIDRSTISFVAQVKNGANPDPGILVETFDLLTNAGASNQGGYRNTFSALRIPLAEFEEAQQNIQWSKANWNEKLHKLRELGLVWQAPWMNHSNMMYRCGNFPWVPLLGPWGGIAYVPLMARRQVGASQFVPMTHGLADSDFAYEIGDTQNQIRKFMVAWKHMHLIGPGDGIATVQGNYEVWWENRVNPRRKRIPEVVIEDVKSPSACMQLKPQGDPCPVEKGDARAEVGNQQKEALVSVYRKEIKRQRIRYIQSEEEVVALRKER, from the exons ATGGAGGACACTGTTGTTTATCAAGAGACCGAGTCCGTAGTACAGTTGTATTCTGAAAGACAGCAAAAGCAGTGGGGAGATAGCTTGAACGAAGAATCAAAAGTGGAATTACCTGCCAAAGTGTGCTTATATACCCGGTCAAACTCCCGGAAGGAACTAAAAACTATCTGGAAGGATTGGACCCCGCAACGCCGTTTGGAATTCTCACAGTTATATGGCCATATCGGTTTCTTGTTACACATAACGGTGAATCTTCAGATGGTGAAGGCATTGGTGGACTTTTGGAATCCTCCGTACACATGTTTTACGATAGATGGAATCGACATGGTTCCTACAATTGAAGAGTACTCCTCGCTACTGCATTTGATGACACAGCGATCACCCTACCGTACTTATGTGCCTGATTCCAGGATTTCCTTAGCACGGGAGTTGTATAACCTTGCTGGGGTCAAGATTCAACGAACGGCAGGGGAAAGCAAAAGGATCACTTGGAAATTCTTGAAGGAGTTGTTGGAAGAAGAGAAAGGTGAAGAGGTTCAGATACATTTGTTCGCACTGGCCATATATGGCCTAATTATATTTCCTAAAGAACTAGGGACCATTGATAGATCCACTATTTCTTTTGTCGCGCAAGTAAAGAATGGGGCTAATCCGGATCCCGGGATTTTGGTAGAAACTTTCGATCTCTTAACAAATGCAGGAGCAA GTAACCAAGGGGGGTACCGTAACACCTTTTCAGCTCTTCGAATCCCCTTAGCCGAGTTTGAGGAGGCTCAGCAGAATATTCAATGGAGCAAGGCTAACTGGAATGAAAAATTGCACAAACTAAGGGAGTTGGGATTAGTTTGGCAAGCGCCATGGATGAACCATTCCAACATGATGTATCGATGTGGAAACTTCCCGTGGGTCCCGTTATTAGGTCCATGGGGAGGAATAGCATACGTTCCTTTGATGGCAAGAAGGCAAGTGGGAGCGTCTCAGTTTGTGCCTATGACTCACGGATTAGCCGACTCGGACTTCGCATATGAAATAGGAGACACTCAAAATCAAATTAGAAAGTTCATGGTGGCTTGGAAACATATGCACCTAATAGGTCCGGGTGATGGAATTGCCACAGTCCAAGGAAATTATGAAGTATGGTGGGAAAATCGAGTAAACCCCCGACGCAAAAGAATCCCAGAAGTCGTTATTGAGGATGTTAAATCACCAAGCGCGTGCATGCAATTGAAGCCACAAGGGGATCCATGCCCAGTAGAAAAGGGAGATGCAAGAGCAGAAGTGGGGAATCAGCAAAAGGAGGCTCTAGTCTCTGTTTATCGCAAGGAAATCAAGCGACAGAGGATTCGGTACATacaatcagaagaagaggtcgTGGCTCTAAGGAAGGAAAGATGA